A single region of the Candidatus Eisenbacteria bacterium genome encodes:
- the ricT gene encoding regulatory iron-sulfur-containing complex subunit RicT, translating into MDNRKPPEVVEVMFKGERKEFFLNQHGIPIRIGDYCIVQAERGEDMGTVIQRGEYIQKRGFTGGLKRVLRNATEDEVKRLKENRERERDALRFCQERSIERALNMKLVDSEYQFDRNRITFYFTADKRVDFRELVKDLASKFKTRIEMRQIGVRDEAKRLGGYGTCGLAYCCTTYLKEFEPVTLKMAKDQQLSLSPSKISGACGRLMCCLMYEVDFYREAARTFPRVGSRVALREGSGEITRLDYIGGGVYVVDELGTERRLSLKDIHWDFESGKSSKKS; encoded by the coding sequence ATGGATAATAGAAAACCGCCCGAGGTTGTCGAGGTCATGTTCAAGGGAGAACGGAAAGAGTTTTTTCTCAATCAGCACGGGATTCCGATCCGGATCGGCGACTACTGTATCGTCCAGGCAGAACGCGGTGAGGACATGGGGACTGTGATTCAGCGGGGCGAATACATCCAGAAGAGAGGATTTACGGGGGGGCTGAAGAGAGTCCTGAGGAATGCAACCGAGGACGAGGTGAAGCGGCTCAAAGAAAACAGGGAAAGGGAGCGCGACGCACTCCGCTTCTGCCAGGAGAGGTCAATCGAGAGAGCACTCAACATGAAGTTGGTCGACTCGGAGTATCAGTTCGATAGAAACCGGATCACGTTCTACTTCACAGCCGACAAGCGAGTTGATTTCAGAGAGCTCGTTAAGGACCTTGCCTCAAAGTTCAAAACCAGGATTGAGATGAGACAGATAGGAGTAAGAGACGAGGCGAAGAGACTTGGCGGATACGGAACTTGCGGCCTGGCGTATTGCTGCACCACCTACCTGAAGGAATTCGAGCCCGTGACTCTGAAGATGGCAAAGGACCAGCAGCTCTCCCTGAGCCCTTCGAAAATTTCGGGCGCATGCGGCAGACTCATGTGCTGCCTGATGTACGAAGTCGACTTTTACAGGGAAGCGGCAAGAACTTTCCCGCGTGTGGGGAGCAGGGTTGCCCTTCGCGAGGGAAGCGGCGAGATAACGCGGCTCGATTACATCGGCGGCGGCGTCTATGTTGTAGATGAGCTCGGAACCGAAAGAAGGCTCTCTCTCAAAGATATTCATTGGGACTTTGAGAGCGGCAAAAGCTCGAAAAAGAGCTGA